The genomic region TTGGGCGATTTCCAGTTGTTCCTCCTCCGTGAGCATTCTTTCACGTTTGAAAATATCAGGTATCGGGATGGCAGCGCCAATCGCCTTGGCCAGGTTCGGGCTGATTACATGATAATGGGCATCAATAACCTTATTATCTGGCATCTCAATCTCCTTCGTTGATGGATTTGAATTGATATTGCATGATACCGCCGTGATACCTGGTTGTCAACCCTGAGTTAGCTGCTGCCCGGGCTTTTCTCCAGGGTATAGCATTACTGCAAAAGGGGTTGGAGGTTATAACCTCCAACCCCTTCTTCCTGTTTTCTATCTCCCGGTACAGGTATCAGTAGCCCATTGACTGCTTTAGTTCACGGTCAAGCCAGATGTACTGGGTAAAGCCAAAACGGTCAGTAGCGCCGAACATGTCTTCGCCGCTGTAACCCCTGACCCAGGGCCACCAGACGGTATAGCTCAGCGGTGATGGCATGGGTATGTAGTACGCCTGTTCAATCATGCGGGGAACAAGCTTGCCGAACTCTGGATAAGCTTTGCTATCGTCAATCATGAAGTATTTGGCAAACTCGATGATTCCCTTGTTAATCTCGGGGTCGTCGACCATGCTGGAGTTGCTCAGGTCGTCAATCCGCCATTCATGCCAGGAATAGGGAGCGGCCATGCTGTCCCAGAAGCCTTCCGTATGAGTCCTGTTTTTCTCGATAGAGGTGTAAACGCCCTTCTCTTTCACCGCCAGTTCCACGTCGACACCAATCTGGGCCATATAGAACTTGAACAGGGACGCCAGGTCGACATCGGCTTCCATCAGGATCACCTCCATCTTGAAGCCATTGGGGTAGCCGGCTTCAGCTAGGAGCTGTTTCGCTTTGTTCGGGTTGTAGGTGTAAAGCTCGCGGGCTGATGCGGGTAGCTCATCGAAGGGGATACTTGCCCCGAGGGATATCCACATCGGGTCGGCATCGACCGGATAGTTGTAGATATCAGCCTCTCCTCCGTAGTAATCCTTCCTTATCGTCTCACGGTCGACGGCCATAAACATTGCCTGCCTGACACTGACGTCATACCATGGTAGGTCCGGGTTGTCCCCTCTGAGACCTACCATGGGAGCGCGCTGGTGAGCGCCGTTATACTTCATGCCGGGGTTGCCCTGCAACAGGCTCACCGCTTCTTCACGCAACAGACCGGCCCGTTCACCGAGGTGGTCGAGCTTGCCGGTGCGTAGCGCCGCCATCTGGGTTGAGCGGTCCGGGATGTAAAGCCATCTCAGGGTATCGATATAGGGTATCTGGTTGCCCTTGCCCGGGCCGACGGGGTCTGGCTGCCAGTAGGTGGGGTTCCTGACGAAGGTAGTGCTGACTCCATCAACGTAATCGGTAATCATAAACGGGCCAGTGCCGACATGGTTCCGCGCGTCATTCATATTGAAATTGCGGGCGACCTCTGGAGGGTATATGTTCATGGATTGCGCCGTCCATTTGAAGAGAGAACCCAGACCGGCGGGCTGGGCCTTGATTTCCACCGTCCACTTGTCCAGGGCCTTGATGGATAATGGCTGCTCCTCGGCGGTAAGTCTGGCCGCAGCGTAGGGTTTGCTCACATAGCCGCCGTCATCTTCAGGTAACCAGCCGAAGCCTCGCAGAAAAGCATACTCGGCGTCATAAGCGTCGGCTTCACGGCCGCCAGCAAGACGGCTGGACTCGCTCAGCGGGTTCAGCCCGTAGTGATTGCCCTTACGGATGTGGTAAACAATGGTATCGTCGCCGACTATGTCCCAGCTCTCGGCGAAGGCGCCAATCATGTGGAGTGCCGAAACAATAATGGTGACGCCCTCAACTTCGCCCGCGCCGTAACCACCGGCCTTGCCCAGTGCCCAGTCCGCCATCATCATCGCTTCAGCGACCTGGGCGTAGTGTTGGGGAGTGGAGCGGCCGCGCAGGGCGTCATCAAAGGCTTTCTGTTCTATCTTCCACATGGTAAACGTCCCGCCGTACTGGGGTACGTCTGATGTCGTCGGCGTGGTTGGTGCTGTCGGTGCGGTTGGGGTTATCGGTGTTATCGGGACTATGGGGGTTGTCGGTGTGGTGGGTGTAGTGGGTGTGGTTGGAGCGGTCGGCGTCGTCGGTGCTGCGGGGCCGCAGGCGGCCAGCAACATGGCTAACGCTAACAGGCAACTAATTCCAAGCCACATACCTTTCCTCTTCATCCAGTTTCCTCCTTTATATTATATAAAGATTACTCAACCAGCTCATTTGACTGACCTCTCAGGATATTAATTAATCCTTTTGCCATCTTCTGCCGGTTTGCTGAAGCTGGTGTGCATTCCCAACTCTTTATAGTTTATGTTTATCGCTTTGTCAAGTCTACGCACATCTTTCTTATTACAGTCTTTACTAAGAGAGTCCGGGCGAGGCGGTGACCGGATCGCGCGACACGCTTAAGATTCTCCTTTGCTCCAGTTCCTGTAACACGTCATCCAGTCCCACCTCCTCCAGCGCTTCCCTGGTAGGTATGCCATCCTGGTTCCACCTCTTCAGTTCATACCATTTATCGAGCCATTTATTGAACAGATCGCGGTCCAATTTGGCTTTACCGGTTCTCGGGTCTTTCTGGAAATGCTTTTCAGGCATACTATCATCTTTTCTCCTGATGCCGGTTCTGACATCATAAGAGCGTACCTGCCTGATTATTCGTCTGGCTACCCTTGTTGCCTTAGCCTCGTCAATATCCATTCCGGTAGCGGCCGATATGAGACTGGCAATCAAGGGTCGACTGCTTATCGGTGGCGACGGGTGGTGCCCTACCCAGTAGTAGCAGAGTCCGGTAGCATCCGCCAGCGCGAATGTCTCTTCGTTATGAGAGATAAATAATAATGTTCCCTCATAATCAGCCTCAATGAGATTGCTCTCCGGCAACAGGTACTTCTTGAATTCTTCCGGGAAATGGTAGTACTCTGATTCCAGATAAGCTGCTTTTTCCTCGGGGGTATGGACCTCAGCCCGCTCCCAGAAGGTCTCGGCGTTAGAGCCGATAAGCTTCTCGCCGCCGCCGCCGTCAGCGATAGCTGTGGTTATACTGCCGGGGCCGGACTCGCCGCCGCCTTCTCTGCGCTGGACCAGGTCCAGTTTCTTCACGTGGCGGGCAAACTCTTCAGCGCCTCTGCCTATCCGCCGGGCGGCACGGTAAACGCCATCAGCCAGCGCATCACCAATGCCCTCGCGGCGGGCAATCTTGTCAATCAGCCAGAGAGCTGATTTTTCATCACCGAACTCCAGGTGCATCCCTCCGGTATCTTTCCCGGTCAGTATCCCTTTTTCATAGAGCTTGATTGCCAGCGCGATTTGCGCCGTAATCGATTTGCTGTCCAGACCATATAATTCGCACTGGTGATAAAACCTTAAAGCGAAGTCAATATCAAGTATTCTGGTAGCGCGCAGACCAGCCACCCAGGAAGAGCACTTTATAAAGGAATACTCGCCATCAGGCTGGGCATAGGCGCGGAGGCAGCGCTGCCCGCAGTTATAGCAGGCAACCCTTTTATCCGTTTTTGTGTCCATGAAGTTCTGGGCTACCTCGCCAATATGGTCTATTTGATACTGAAGCTCAGGCGGGTATGCCCCCCCAGTGATGCCGTAGTCTACTCCCTTGGCGTATCCTTTAACACGGCCGTACCCGAAATTGTCATAAATCTGGTGCCTGACACGCTCGGTGCGGTTGAGGATTGGCTGGCACAGTTCGATGAGTCTGTCAGGATCGGCGACGTTAACGTCTTTGGTGCCATGAACGGCGATAGCCTTCAACATCTTGTCACCCATGATGGCGCCCGCTCCGCCCCGGCTGGCGCTGGAACCGTTGCCGTGTTCGATGGTAGACGTGTAGACCTTATTCTCACCGGCGAGGCCGATACACAGGACTTCCACCTCTTCGTTTTTCAATTCTTCACGGATGAGTCTTTGGGTTTCTCGGGTGTTTTTTCCCCAGAGATGCCTGGCATCACGCAGTTCCACCCGGTCATCATCTATCCACAGGTACACCGGCGTGGATGACTTTCCGGATAGCTTTATCGTATTGTAGCCGGCAAACTTAAGCCTGGCTCCAAAATTGCCACCGATATTGGAATACGAGTGTATTTCAGTCACCGGCGACTTGAAGGTAACGGTAGTGCGGTTAGCGCTGGGCACAATAGTCCCAACCAGAGCACCCGCGCTGATTACCAGTAAATTTTCAGCGGAAAAGGGTTCAACTTCAGGAGGCACTCTCTCCCATAATGTCCTGACATTGGTACCTTTACCTCCGAGGAAAGCTTCATATAGCTTGCGGTCTGCCGCTTCTTTGACGATGGTGGCGTTAGACAGGTCAACTTCTAAATCAGCTTCAGCCCAACCGTACAACATTTCAATCTCCTCCTGGTGGGTTAGCGTAATTTGCTTGTTAAGGGTCCCGTACTATTATATTAAGTCTGTGATATGGCTCTGTCAAGGAAAGCGCCGTGGTTTCAAGGGTGATTTGTGGCTGGACGGGAACGTCTCTAACGCAGTTGGCGGGCTATTAAAAAATAGCCCGCCAACCTCTATACCTTGATAGTATCCAGTCTGCCTGTTTACACCAGCTTTTTGGAGAATATTCCGGTTAGACCCAGCTTCCCGATATTATCAGTGTACATCTTTTTAGCCTGAGTGGCTTCCAGTTCCTGCTCCTCGGCGGTTAATCTAAGGCCACCCCTGCTCTTGGGATCGTTTTGCTTTTCCAGGCTGAAGGCCATGGCTCTGCCGATAGCAGTGGTTACGGGTAGTTCAAGGGCTGGCATTCCGGCTGCCTTGCGTACCGCGTTGTGGCCAGCCAGCGCGCCGGAGATATAAGCTGCCGAGATGCTGCCAAATTTCGCCTTTTCACCGGCAACGAATAAGTTGTCCACGCCCTCGGCCTTTAGAGCCAGGTCCTTGGGTGAAATCGCCATGTACCTGATAGCATTACCAATCCAGCCGACATGCGGTTCAGCAATCATGGCGTTTTCCATGCCGGCTATCTTCTCCAGTTCTTCCCGCGGCAGCCAGGGCATTCTCCTGATATTAACGTAGCCGCAATAGTTTATTTCCAGTTCCCTGGCCATCTCCGGCGTTACGCCCATACCTACCATTGTCATCCGCATTCTCTGGTATACCGCTTCGACATATTCCGGCGGCGTCTCTAACTGTATCTCACCTTCTGTTTCCAACTTCTTCTGAAGATCAGGGGAGAGCGACTCTTTAATCAGGGTAACCGCGGAACTGTATATCCCGGGTGTACCATCCGCCCTCTGCCCGACGAACTCTTTGACGCCAGCCTTAGCGGCAATGCTAACCCTGCCACCAAACAAATAGCAGTTCATTATACAGGCGGCACAGCCCTGCCCGTATTTTTCACACATCGGTATCGGTCCGGCTCCCCCTGTAGCGTCGACCACGGCATCAGCCTCCAGCACCGTGCCGTCCTTAAGCTTTATCGCCTTAATGCTCCGGCCGGACATCTCAACGTCTGAGCCGAGACCTCGTAAGATTATCTTTACGCCCAGTCCCCGCAGGACCTTGTCTACCGCCTTTCCAATCTTGCGGGTGTCATACAGGGTAAGCATGCGCGGGTCTTTTAGCTTCAGATTTTCAAATCGGGAAAAAATTGCCACCGAGTCCAGAGCATCCAGCATATCTCCCGCTCCCATGGCAACAAGTTCCACCTCGCCGGGAACGGCGGAACCCCGCCGGTAAGACCCGGCCAGCTGGCCCATACCTGTAAGCGTATCCGTCTTTTCGACCAGTGTTACATCCGCTCCGGCCCGTGCCGCTGCCGCAGCCGCACCGCAACCGGCAAACCCCGCACCCACCACGACTATTTTTTTGGACATTTTTTCAACCCTCCTCTTCTGGTAGTTATTACCCGGAAAATTCTTTTTACAAAGGAACAGACGAACCATTTTCACAAAGAAAGACGGATTTTGTCAAGTTGGTGTACTCGTTCATATGACCCTGCCCATCTGTTTACCGGCGTAATTTTATGCTAGACTACCCACCGTAAATCATGTTGATAAAAGAATTCGACCGTCAGTTAAATAACCTGATTCAAAAGGGATATCCCGATGCGGCAAGTCTACCAAGGCAGAGGTTCTTGAATTATATCGATCCCCTCAGGGAGAAAATAAGTGAAATCGTGGTACCTGAAGTAGATTTAGAAGAAGATGCCCATCATGGCTAAAACTATGAGCCAGTCAAGATAATAGAGCCGGGGTTTACCAACTGTTGCGGCAGAAAGGGAGGGATTGCCTGACCCGTTTCCTCCAAAGGAGCAGGCAGTTTCAATTATCGTGCTTAACCTATTCGATATTATTGCCACCCGGAACTACCATCCTTTCTCAGGAATTTGACGTTATACCTCCAGACATTCTAGAATTTCTTTAGTGACTACTATGAGGGGAGGGGTCGGTGAAAATACTTCTTATAATGCCTCGCGGAGCGCTCTACCGATACGAAAAGGGTATCTTTAAGAGACCTATCCGCTATGCTCCATTGACTTTAACCACACTGGCAGCGTTGATCCCGCCGGAGATCGAAGCCGAAGTGGAGATCATCGATGAGGGGGTGGAAACCCTGCCCGGCGAGATCAAAGCTGATCTGGTTGGGATAACGGCTATTACCGGGACGGCGATGCGTGCCTACACACTGGCCGATCATATCCGGCAAAAAGGCATCCCGGTGGTGCTGGGTGGTGTCCATGCCACCCTGATGCCCCAAGAAGCCGCATTCCACGCCGATGCCGTCGTTACCGGTTTTGCGGAAGAAAGCTGGCCGCAGTTGCTCCGTGATTTCATCCGTGGCAGGATGGGCAAGCTCTATACCCAGTCCCCGGCTCTCTCAATGAGCGATTTGCCATTCCCCCGCAGGGAGCTTCTCAGAGGTAAGAATTATATAACCGTCAATACCGTGCAGGCTACGCGTGGGTGTATTAATCATTGTGATTTCTGTGTCGTGCCTGTCGCCTGGGGTAGAAGGATGTACCTCCGTCCCGTCAGAGATGTCATCTCGGAACTGGAACAGATTGAAAGCCGTAATGTCCTTTTCGTAGACGTGAGCCCTATTGAGGACCGGCAATACGCCAAAGACCTCTACCGCGCCATGATACCGCTCAAGAAACGCTGGCTCAGTCCTTCCACCATCCGCATGGCGGATGACCCCGAGCTGCTGGATTTAGCCGCTAAAAGCGGCTGCAAAGGTCTCTTGATAGGCTTCGAGTCAGTCTCTCAGTCCACTCTAAAAGGTATGGGGAAGGGTTTCAATTACGCCGAAAAATACAAGACCCAGATTAAGAAGCTGCACAACCGTGGAATCTCTATCCAGGCATGCTTCGTTTTCGGTTTTGACACCGATGACAAGACGGTTTTTGAAAAGACGGTGGAGATGGTCAATAAACTGAACCTGGACCTTCCCCGCTTTACGGCTTACACCCCGTTCCCGGGTACGCCCATCCACGAGAAATTAAAGAAGGAAAACCGCATTATCGAGACCAACTGGTCGATGTATGATGCTCAGCACGTTGTCTTCCGACCCAAGCTCATGTCCCCCGGGGAGCTACAGGAGGGATTATATTGGACCTGGAAACAATGCTATACCGCCGGCTCGATATTCAAGCGGCTGGCAGGCTCGCGCTGTATATTACCCGTCTCAATCCCCGCGAATATCGCTTATCGTTTTTACGCGCGAAATCTCTTAAAATATGATGAAAGCAAAATGCAGGACAATTCGCTAATCGAGACCATCGCATAGCTTTCCTGATAACAGATTCAACATGCTGATGTCGGTTGTCATTTCCGCCAGGTACCCGGCCAGGTAGTGAAGGAGCTTATGCCTCGTGTAACTTTTATCTACCCTTGCGTGGGACGTTTCCCCGGGACGCGCTATGTCCGCTCGTGGCAGATGCAGCCGCTTGCAATAGGGGTGCTGTCCGCCTTGACCCCCGCCGGCTGGCAAAAGTCATTCTATGATGACCGGCTGGAAGCCATTGATTTCTCTCAGCCCACCGATCTGGCCGCGATATCTATTGAGACTTTTACTGCCCGCCGCGGCTACCAGATAGCGGATGAATACCGTAAAAAAGGGATCCCGGTGGTGCTGGGGGGCTATCATGCAACTCTTTGTCCTGAGGAAGCCAGGGAACACGCCGATTCTGTGTGTATCGGTGAGGCCGAAAAAGTCTGGCAGCATATTCTGAACGATGCCTCCGGAGGAAAGCTGGCTTCCGTTTACTCTGCGCCACGGAGCGCTAACCTTGCCGGCATCAGGACGGACCGCGGGATATTTGAAGGTAAACACTACTTTAAGCTCGCTATGGTGGAATCCGGCCGGGGCTGCCGTTTCAATTGCAGTTTTTGCTCAATCAGTGCCTTTTACCAGTCTACCTACCGCCGAAGACCGGTTGACGAGATTATCGGTGAAATAAAGCAACTGAAGGAGAAAGTCATTTTTTTCGTGGATGATAATATCGTCGGGGACACAGCAACCGGCCGGGAGCTTTTTAAGGCACTGATACCGCTGAAAATCAACTGGATAGGCCAGTGTAGCATCAACGCTGCCACCGACACGGCATTACTGGAACTGATGTCACAAAGCGGTTGCCGGGGTCTCCTGGTCGGACTGGAATCGCTCCACGCAATCAACCTCAATACCGTTGGAAAAGCCATCAACCAGACAATCGATTACGAGCAAGCCCTCGGGGCTTTTCGGAAAAATGGTATCTCGATCTATGGCACTTTCATGTTCGGCTTTCCGGCCGATTCCACCCGGACCATCCGGGATGCCGTGGATTTTGCCCGGCGCCAGAAACTATTTTTAGCCGCCTTTGCCCAGATTATCCCCTTCCCTGGAACGCCTCTTTACTCTCAGTTCGAGGCTGAAAATAGACTGATGTATCCTGACTGGTGGCTGAGTGACCACTACCTCTTCGGGCAAGCCCCGTTCTATCCCGTCGGCATGTCGCCTGCTGAACTGGAGCAGTCATGTTACGCAGCCCGGCGGGACTTCTATTCATTCTCTTCCATACTGCAGAGAGGCCGGGAATTTTCGGCTAACTGCGCCCGGCCCCGGATGGCCGGGGTCTTCTACGGTCTGAACTATCTGATGCACCGGGAGGTATCCAGGAAATTCGGTATCCCCATGGGCATGAGGGAAACTCCCGTGAAGAAGCGTTCACCTCATGTTGTCGCCGAAATCGCAGGGCCTGATAATGACGCTGAGATCCGCAATTTGCTCTGCCAGATTCCCGTGCCCGGAGCGGTTCAGATTACCTACCTTTACAACCCGTCATTCATGGCCTCCATGAAGGTTGAAGGGAGACAGTCCGATATCATCACCGGACGCGATACTGATACCGGCAAGTTGATTGGACTGGGCACCCGCTCCATAAAACCCGCTTTCGTAAACGGCGAACTCTCTCCATTAGGCTATCTGGGGAGCCTGCGACTTGCCGAGGAATATCGCGGCAGCACTTACCTGGCTCGCGGTTACCGCGAGCTAAAGCGGTTGCACCAAGCCGGACCAGCCAGGCTGTATATCACTACCATCATAGAAAGCAATAAGAAGGCGCGAGAGATTCTGACTTCGGGGCGGGCGGGGTTGCCCGCTTATCATGATTTCGGCCGGTTTTGCAGTCTGGCCATTGGATTGAGACGGAGTCCGTCCCGGTTAAGCTTACCGGACAATCTCCTCATACGCCCGGCTGTTATGGAAGATATCCCGTCGCTCATTGAGTTCTGGCAGCGTGAAGGTTCTCGCCGGCAGTTTTTCCCCGGTTATTCGGCTGCGGACTTGATTGATCCGGAAGGCTTGCTGGGTGGACTGGCTCCGGATGATATTCTGCTCGCTTTTAAAGAAGATAAACTGGTCGGAACCACAGGCGCATGGAACCAGGAACCGTTCCGCCAGAGCCGGGTAACCGGTTACAATCGCTGGCTCGGCATGCTGCGCTCTCCCTATAACCTCACCGCCGGCCGGCTGGGGTATCCGCTCCTGCCCCGTCCCGGTTCCGACCTGGACTACTTTAACCTGGCCCTGGTCTGTATCAGTAATGACGACCGAAAAGTCTTCGCTGCTCTGCTGTCTCAACTCCTGGCAAAATATCACGGCAGCTTTGATTTTTTTATGGCCGGACTGCATGAGCATGACCCGCTACTGCCTGTCCTGGCTAAATACCGTCATTTCAATTATTACAGCCGCCTTTACGTGGTCTGCTGGGAAGACGGAGAGCATGATTTTCATAATCTGGATGGACGCGTACCTTACCTGGAACTGGGGGCCTTATAATGGCGCTCCAGGCACACGTCACCCCGGTCAATCAAATCAGCGAAGTCCAGATCTTGACCATGCTCAGGATAATGCAGACCTATTATCTGAATGTCGATGCGGTACAGTTCCGTACTGACCTGAAAGAAAAAGACCTGGTCATCCTTCTCCACGAAGAAGGAGCCATCCGCGGCTTTTCCACGTGGTTGTTGACCGAGCATGAAATGCCGGAGCAAAAGGTCAATATCATCTTCTCCGGAGATACGATTATTGAAAAGGCACACTGGCATTCCCTGGCCCTTCCCATCGCCTGGGGCCGCCTTATGTTATCAGCACTGGCCAGATATCCTGACCGGGAGCTTTACTGGGTGCTGACCAGCAAAGGCCACAAGACCTACCGTTTCCTTCCGGTGTTCTTCCGTGAGTTCTATCCTGCGTTCATGAAGAATACCCCGGTTTTTGAAGAAGCTCTACTCCATAGTTTTGCCAGCCACAGGTTTGGGAACCGGTTTAATCCGGCTACCGGAACCCTGACCGCCTCAGACAAAGCCCAGAAATTGATTCCGGGTGTGGCTGATATTACGGAAGCCCGCCGCAAAGACAAACATGTCGCCTTCTTCGAGAGAATGAACCCCGGTTGTACCCAGGGTGACGAACTGGTTTGCCTGGCCCGCTGCCACCCGGATAATATCAGTCCCTTTATCAAGAGGTATCTAAAAACATGAGAGCCGGACGGCTGTTACCATTAGCAGTTAACTGGCTGTGGCTGCAAAACAGCTACGCCGGTAACCGGCGTTTCTCCCGCGCCCTGGAAAATCCCGGACCAACCCAGGAGCTGTATTTAAAAAATCTCCTCAGACGAAACGAGAGCACTCAATATGGCCGGGCAAATCATTTCTCGCAAATCTCCTCAATCCGCGACTTTCAGGAGAACATTCCCCTGACCCGATACGAAGATTACCTGCCTTACATCGAAGAAATTTCGCGGGGCAAGTCCAGCGTCCTGACTCATGATCCGGTGGCACTGTTTCAACCCACCAGCGGGACGTCTTCAGCCTCTAAACTGATCCCGTACAACCAACCGCTCAAGGCCGAGTATCAGATGGCCATCTCCCCCTGGGTTTATAATCTTTTTCGCCGGGTACCGGGATTGATGCGCGGCCGGGCATACTGGTCTATCTCTCCACCCGTTGAACGTAATAAATTCCACGGGTGCATCCCTGTTGGATTTGACGATGATTCCGAATATCTTGGCGGCATCGGGAAACGGTTGTATAATCTGGTTTCGGTCGGGCGACAAAAATTCACTCCGGATATTTCCCTGGATGATTTCAGGGACAGGACGCTCACCAGTCTTCTCGCCGCCCGTAATCTTGCCCTGATATCCGTCTGGAGCCCCACCCTTCTCCTGACCCTCATCAAACACTTCCTGGAAAATCAGGGCAGGTTGATTGAGGTTCTGGCATCGAGTGGTTCGCCGGACGCCCGCGCCCGCGCCGGAAATATCCGGTGGACTATCCAAAAGCACGGCCTTAATTTTAAAGCTATCTGGCCAGACCTGAAACTGATTAGCTGCTGGACCCACGGAGCCAGCGAGCCGTTCATCCCCGAGATTCGCCGGTATTTCCCCGGCACCGAGATACAGGGCAAAGGACTGGTAGCCACCGAAGCGTTTGTATCGCTGCCCCTGCTCCCGGACAACGATCCGGTGCTTGCCGTTAACTCCCACTTCTTTGAATTCCGCGATATCGAAACCGGTAAAATCCGGCTGGCACACGAGCTTGACCGGGGAGGCGTCTACTCGGTCATTGTGACCACCGGGGGAGGTCTCTACCGTTATGAGATGGATGATCTGGTAAGGGTAACCGGGTTCATCGCCGCCACTCCCGCGCTGCGCTTTATCTCTAAGAACGCCGTCTCCGATATATTTGGCGAAAAGCTCAACGCGGAACACGTTCAGCGCAGCCTCGCCGTTACCTTCGCCGAGTACTCGCTCAATCCGACATTTTTCTTTGTGGCGCCGACTGAATTGCCCGGAGGGAGAATATCTTATACTCTTTTCTTCGAATCTGAAAATGTGTCGGACGAACAGGGGAGAATGTTACGGGAAAAGCTGGAAGGCTGTTTCCTTGAAAACTTCCATTACGCTTACTGCCGTAAACTGGGACAGCTTGGCCACCTGGAGGCGTTTTTAATCGACTGTTCGTCGGTCTCGCCGGAAGTGGCGTATCTGGGGGAGATGCACCGTAGGGGATTGAAACTGGGCGACATCAAACCATCCGTTCTAGACCGGGAGACAGGATGGGAAAAGCGCTTTCAAGGCCGGTTCATGGCTACCGACTACTCATAAGCGGTCTCCGTCAAATAAAGGCGTCAGGTCACTCCCATCGCCAAGGGGCTGGTACCGCTTCCGACTGATTTCCTTCCTCGTGAGGAGATTTACCTTAAGATAGACCCCGGCTTTTGTCGGGGAGCTAAAATTAGCATGCAGGTCAAGAGCGCGGCGGGCGATGGAACCGTACTTGTTAAACTCGGAGCGCACCCAGTAACAGCGGTCTTCCAGTTGCTCCGGGGTCATCTTCGCGGGGCGGAATGGGGCTTGACCGAACCGGAAATCGGGGTGCAGCCACCACGGGTCGTGAATTAGCCTCCCCTCCCGGCGCAATCGCTCATAGAGCGGGGTAGCCGGAAATGGTACGAGCGTATTCAGATTCGCCGTATAGAGTTTCGCTTTAATAGCAAAATCAAGGCTGATTTTAAACGAATCGAGTGTATCCTGGTCATAGCCGAAAATAAAAGCTCCGCACACCATAATGCCATGCTTCCGGAAAATCCTCACCGCCTCAAGATAGCTGCCGTAATTAAGATTCAGGCGCTTGCCCATTTGTTTCAAATTACCTGTTATCAGAGACTCAAAACCGATAGTCACCGCGATACACCCGGACTGTGCCATCAGGCGGATGAGGTCCCGGTTAGCTGAAATGTCCAGGCTTGCCTGACAACCCCATTTGATACCCAGGGGCGTAAGCGCCCGCAGCAGTTCATTGGTTGCGCTGTTATCGACGAACAGGTTATCATCAGTAAAAATAACCGGCTTCCTGCCGGTTTTGCGGATCTCTTCAACAAC from Dehalococcoidales bacterium harbors:
- a CDS encoding ABC transporter substrate-binding protein — translated: MWLGISCLLALAMLLAACGPAAPTTPTAPTTPTTPTTPTTPIVPITPITPTAPTAPTTPTTSDVPQYGGTFTMWKIEQKAFDDALRGRSTPQHYAQVAEAMMMADWALGKAGGYGAGEVEGVTIIVSALHMIGAFAESWDIVGDDTIVYHIRKGNHYGLNPLSESSRLAGGREADAYDAEYAFLRGFGWLPEDDGGYVSKPYAAARLTAEEQPLSIKALDKWTVEIKAQPAGLGSLFKWTAQSMNIYPPEVARNFNMNDARNHVGTGPFMITDYVDGVSTTFVRNPTYWQPDPVGPGKGNQIPYIDTLRWLYIPDRSTQMAALRTGKLDHLGERAGLLREEAVSLLQGNPGMKYNGAHQRAPMVGLRGDNPDLPWYDVSVRQAMFMAVDRETIRKDYYGGEADIYNYPVDADPMWISLGASIPFDELPASARELYTYNPNKAKQLLAEAGYPNGFKMEVILMEADVDLASLFKFYMAQIGVDVELAVKEKGVYTSIEKNRTHTEGFWDSMAAPYSWHEWRIDDLSNSSMVDDPEINKGIIEFAKYFMIDDSKAYPEFGKLVPRMIEQAYYIPMPSPLSYTVWWPWVRGYSGEDMFGATDRFGFTQYIWLDRELKQSMGY
- a CDS encoding aldehyde ferredoxin oxidoreductase N-terminal domain-containing protein gives rise to the protein MLYGWAEADLEVDLSNATIVKEAADRKLYEAFLGGKGTNVRTLWERVPPEVEPFSAENLLVISAGALVGTIVPSANRTTVTFKSPVTEIHSYSNIGGNFGARLKFAGYNTIKLSGKSSTPVYLWIDDDRVELRDARHLWGKNTRETQRLIREELKNEEVEVLCIGLAGENKVYTSTIEHGNGSSASRGGAGAIMGDKMLKAIAVHGTKDVNVADPDRLIELCQPILNRTERVRHQIYDNFGYGRVKGYAKGVDYGITGGAYPPELQYQIDHIGEVAQNFMDTKTDKRVACYNCGQRCLRAYAQPDGEYSFIKCSSWVAGLRATRILDIDFALRFYHQCELYGLDSKSITAQIALAIKLYEKGILTGKDTGGMHLEFGDEKSALWLIDKIARREGIGDALADGVYRAARRIGRGAEEFARHVKKLDLVQRREGGGESGPGSITTAIADGGGGEKLIGSNAETFWERAEVHTPEEKAAYLESEYYHFPEEFKKYLLPESNLIEADYEGTLLFISHNEETFALADATGLCYYWVGHHPSPPISSRPLIASLISAATGMDIDEAKATRVARRIIRQVRSYDVRTGIRRKDDSMPEKHFQKDPRTGKAKLDRDLFNKWLDKWYELKRWNQDGIPTREALEEVGLDDVLQELEQRRILSVSRDPVTASPGLS
- a CDS encoding FAD-dependent oxidoreductase, coding for MSKKIVVVGAGFAGCGAAAAAARAGADVTLVEKTDTLTGMGQLAGSYRRGSAVPGEVELVAMGAGDMLDALDSVAIFSRFENLKLKDPRMLTLYDTRKIGKAVDKVLRGLGVKIILRGLGSDVEMSGRSIKAIKLKDGTVLEADAVVDATGGAGPIPMCEKYGQGCAACIMNCYLFGGRVSIAAKAGVKEFVGQRADGTPGIYSSAVTLIKESLSPDLQKKLETEGEIQLETPPEYVEAVYQRMRMTMVGMGVTPEMARELEINYCGYVNIRRMPWLPREELEKIAGMENAMIAEPHVGWIGNAIRYMAISPKDLALKAEGVDNLFVAGEKAKFGSISAAYISGALAGHNAVRKAAGMPALELPVTTAIGRAMAFSLEKQNDPKSRGGLRLTAEEQELEATQAKKMYTDNIGKLGLTGIFSKKLV
- a CDS encoding radical SAM protein, translated to MKILLIMPRGALYRYEKGIFKRPIRYAPLTLTTLAALIPPEIEAEVEIIDEGVETLPGEIKADLVGITAITGTAMRAYTLADHIRQKGIPVVLGGVHATLMPQEAAFHADAVVTGFAEESWPQLLRDFIRGRMGKLYTQSPALSMSDLPFPRRELLRGKNYITVNTVQATRGCINHCDFCVVPVAWGRRMYLRPVRDVISELEQIESRNVLFVDVSPIEDRQYAKDLYRAMIPLKKRWLSPSTIRMADDPELLDLAAKSGCKGLLIGFESVSQSTLKGMGKGFNYAEKYKTQIKKLHNRGISIQACFVFGFDTDDKTVFEKTVEMVNKLNLDLPRFTAYTPFPGTPIHEKLKKENRIIETNWSMYDAQHVVFRPKLMSPGELQEGLYWTWKQCYTAGSIFKRLAGSRCILPVSIPANIAYRFYARNLLKYDESKMQDNSLIETIA